Proteins encoded within one genomic window of Crocosphaera sp. UHCC 0190:
- a CDS encoding Uma2 family endonuclease translates to MNTITLNVKPVQLTDEEFYQLCQVNQAWRLELTSKGELLIMSPLGGKSGSREARLISKIWLWNEQTKLGIVFSSSTVFRLPNGGKRSPDVAWVKLERWDSLTDEEQEKFPPLCPDFVLELRSRTDKLEDLQEKMAEYLDAGLRLGWLINPQQQQVEIYRLNQDKEIVSLPANLSGEDVLPDFILDIPVI, encoded by the coding sequence ATGAACACCATCACGCTTAATGTAAAACCCGTTCAACTCACCGATGAAGAATTTTATCAACTTTGCCAAGTCAATCAAGCATGGCGATTGGAATTAACGTCTAAAGGAGAATTATTGATTATGTCCCCATTAGGTGGAAAAAGTGGTAGTCGAGAAGCCAGATTAATTAGTAAAATATGGTTATGGAATGAACAAACAAAATTAGGAATCGTCTTTAGTTCTTCAACTGTTTTTCGTTTACCTAATGGGGGAAAACGTTCCCCTGATGTGGCATGGGTTAAATTAGAAAGATGGGATAGTTTAACAGACGAAGAACAAGAAAAATTTCCTCCTTTATGCCCTGATTTTGTGCTAGAATTGCGTTCACGAACCGACAAATTAGAAGACTTACAAGAGAAAATGGCGGAATATCTTGATGCAGGATTACGGTTAGGATGGTTAATTAATCCCCAACAGCAACAAGTAGAAATTTATCGCCTAAATCAAGATAAAGAAATTGTATCTCTTCCTGCTAATTTATCGGGGGAAGATGTGTTACCTGATTTTATTTTAGATATACCTGTTATATAA
- a CDS encoding HicB family protein has protein sequence MINISEYIKNYSYLVEFSSEDQVYLAKCIELVIMANGDSQEEAIQEIKEAVRVHLLMLLEDGDQIPQP, from the coding sequence ATGATAAATATCTCAGAGTATATTAAAAATTATTCTTATCTTGTTGAATTTTCGTCAGAAGATCAGGTATATTTAGCAAAATGTATAGAATTGGTAATTATGGCGAATGGTGACAGTCAAGAGGAAGCAATTCAAGAAATTAAAGAAGCAGTTAGGGTTCATTTATTGATGTTATTAGAAGATGGAGATCAAATTCCTCAACCTTAA
- a CDS encoding lecithin retinol acyltransferase family protein has translation MAKGDHIYIQCLGYDHHGIDCGDGTVIHYSGSIKGGTKKIVRDSKSKFANGKSIKVKTYENKYSLDLIVQRAEFRLKNSYKEGYNLIFNNCEHFAYDCTQGKPDSPQVINGGSALALGMTVAGLAPVTATVSAGGILGLVGVTTTAVALAPTIALGGLVAGLGYLGLKALDNSD, from the coding sequence ATGGCTAAAGGGGATCATATTTATATTCAATGCCTTGGTTATGATCATCATGGCATAGATTGTGGTGATGGTACAGTGATTCATTATTCTGGTTCTATTAAAGGAGGAACAAAAAAAATAGTTAGGGACTCCAAGAGTAAGTTTGCCAATGGAAAATCAATTAAGGTTAAAACGTACGAAAATAAATATTCTCTTGATTTAATAGTTCAGAGAGCAGAATTTAGATTAAAAAACTCTTATAAAGAAGGCTATAATCTAATATTTAATAACTGTGAACATTTTGCGTATGATTGCACTCAAGGTAAACCTGATAGTCCGCAAGTAATAAATGGAGGTAGTGCATTAGCACTTGGTATGACTGTAGCTGGATTAGCTCCAGTAACTGCAACAGTTTCGGCTGGTGGCATTCTTGGATTAGTTGGTGTTACTACTACTGCTGTCGCTCTTGCTCCTACTATTGCACTCGGTGGTTTAGTAGCAGGGCTAGGCTATTTAGGCTTAAAAGCATTGGACAATTCTGATTAA
- a CDS encoding type II toxin-antitoxin system HicB family antitoxin, producing MIDINYYVKNYSYLVEFSSEDEDYLAKCFELGIMAHGDSQEETIQEIKEAVMVHLLMLIEDGDEIPEPQSIMVNL from the coding sequence ATGATTGATATTAATTATTACGTTAAAAATTATTCTTATCTCGTTGAATTTTCGTCAGAAGATGAAGATTATTTAGCGAAATGTTTTGAATTGGGAATTATGGCACATGGAGATAGTCAAGAAGAAACAATTCAAGAAATTAAAGAAGCAGTTATGGTTCATTTATTGATGTTAATTGAAGATGGGGATGAAATTCCTGAACCTCAATCAATTATGGTAAACTTATAA
- a CDS encoding type II toxin-antitoxin system VapC family toxin has product MKLLLDTHTFLWFIDGSSNLSQTARQLIENKDNQRFVSIASLWEIAIKVSIGKLKLGVSLPDLVKQQVYDNDIELLAISPEHLDILRKLDFHHKDPFDRLIISQSIVEKMTIITKDTAFISYSVQILW; this is encoded by the coding sequence ATGAAATTATTACTTGACACTCATACTTTTCTTTGGTTTATTGATGGAAGTTCAAATCTGAGTCAGACAGCAAGACAGTTAATTGAAAATAAAGATAACCAGCGTTTTGTAAGTATTGCTAGTTTATGGGAAATAGCAATTAAAGTTAGTATTGGTAAGCTTAAATTAGGAGTATCATTGCCTGATCTAGTAAAGCAACAGGTCTATGATAATGATATAGAATTGCTTGCAATTAGTCCTGAGCATTTAGATATATTAAGAAAGCTAGATTTTCATCATAAAGATCCCTTTGATCGCTTGATCATTTCACAAAGTATAGTAGAGAAAATGACAATCATCACTAAAGATACTGCGTTTATTAGTTATTCTGTTCAGATTTTATGGTGA
- a CDS encoding type II toxin-antitoxin system prevent-host-death family antitoxin, which translates to MELNFMQKLYLKEANNQLEELIKKASQGEEVIIISDDGECFQILPLKSKKPRPKFGSAKGLIEMSDDFDEPLTDFENYEP; encoded by the coding sequence ATGGAGCTAAATTTTATGCAAAAACTTTACTTAAAAGAAGCAAATAATCAATTAGAGGAACTAATTAAAAAAGCATCTCAAGGAGAAGAAGTGATTATTATTAGTGATGATGGGGAATGTTTTCAAATTCTACCTCTGAAGTCAAAAAAACCTCGTCCAAAATTTGGAAGTGCTAAAGGTTTGATTGAAATGTCAGATGATTTTGATGAACCTTTAACAGATTTTGAAAATTACGAACCATGA